Proteins encoded in a region of the Pirellulaceae bacterium genome:
- a CDS encoding mechanosensitive ion channel family protein gives MKWKLLLFAISVAFSASEMTVLGQESNAKDDVKQEIEKSVQDLGSQASTTLESLQSGDFQSAVSGVGVLLKGYALPAATAFVVFILAYFFAAFVARICSAPVRKRVDETLGRFVGKVIFYLIIVGAGLGVLQYFGIGVTSFAAVIGAAGFAVGLAFQGTLSNFSAGVMLLVFRPFKVGDVINAAGITAKVNEIDLFATTFDTPDNRRIVVPNSMISGGIIENVTHHNERRIDVNVGVDYSAEIDTTRAILLAAVQSLDGIIEGEGRGIQIYLNELADSSVNWVVRVWFPAAAYSGKREELMRAIKMHLDEAGIGIPFPQMDVHVSQEKS, from the coding sequence ATGAAATGGAAGCTTCTACTATTCGCGATCTCAGTTGCATTTTCTGCTTCAGAGATGACCGTTTTGGGGCAGGAGAGTAATGCGAAGGACGACGTGAAGCAAGAAATTGAAAAATCAGTTCAGGATCTGGGAAGCCAAGCCTCAACAACACTTGAATCGCTTCAGTCTGGTGACTTTCAGTCGGCCGTTTCCGGCGTGGGAGTGTTGTTGAAGGGCTACGCTCTACCGGCGGCCACCGCATTTGTCGTTTTTATTCTCGCCTATTTCTTTGCGGCATTTGTCGCACGAATTTGTAGCGCTCCGGTCCGAAAACGGGTTGATGAAACGTTGGGGCGATTTGTCGGAAAGGTCATTTTTTACCTGATCATCGTTGGTGCTGGTCTGGGAGTGTTACAGTACTTTGGTATTGGAGTGACCAGCTTTGCAGCGGTGATTGGTGCGGCAGGTTTTGCCGTGGGTCTTGCTTTCCAGGGTACGCTCTCAAACTTCTCGGCTGGGGTGATGTTGTTGGTGTTTCGCCCCTTCAAGGTCGGCGATGTCATCAATGCCGCTGGCATTACGGCGAAGGTCAATGAGATCGACCTGTTTGCCACGACCTTCGATACGCCTGACAATCGGCGAATCGTGGTACCCAACAGTATGATTTCGGGCGGGATCATTGAGAATGTGACGCATCACAACGAGCGTCGAATCGACGTGAATGTAGGTGTTGATTATTCGGCCGAGATTGACACGACTCGTGCGATCCTGCTGGCTGCGGTTCAGTCGTTAGACGGAATCATTGAGGGGGAAGGACGCGGCATACAGATTTATCTGAATGAACTGGCGGATTCGTCCGTGAATTGGGTGGTGCGAGTCTGGTTTCCAGCGGCCGCATACTCGGGCAAGCGGGAAGAACTCATGCGGGCGATCAAAATGCACTTGGATGAAGCGGGGATCGGCATTCCATTTCCACAAATGGATGTGCATGTGTCACAGGAAAAATCGTGA
- a CDS encoding alkaline phosphatase family protein, translated as MKYRDRRPLRPMAIELLENRILLAVDHVVHISVDGLASRWLEPLLRAEERNSSGDYSTFLELQNEGAWTLNARTDANYTLTLPNHSSMLTGRPVLEHNSLPLQIGHAWTDNNDPPVGQTLHANHPDLDYVSSVFDVVHDQGGSTALYATKSKFSLFDRSYNSSNGAADTNPKGGNNGRDKIDRYFVSADISQVVDQFAASLGREEFTYSFLHLAGPDRKGHQFGWASPAWNESVKESDRQIAQVMNMIRSDSGLRDSTAMIVTSDHGGLSTGHASAAELANYQIPFYVWGTDVQAGANLYSIYSSTTSDPGFGQPNFSNAQQPIRNGDSGNLALELLGLPPIPGSTLRNLHPCAVNATCDLPPDRSPSESFDFGDAPAPFPTLQEEAGAFHKLEPGFFLGSMVDAESDGQPDRQALADDDEDGITFISAMVPGQTASLDAVASEAGILQAWFDWNVDGDWADSGEQVVANQPLTAGSNRLTFQVPSAVTSTSLFARFRFSRQLDLSPSGSAETGEVEDYQVIIQTEPMTIGEVRAGNDSFQMHSGTAPVSLPVLTNDQGTGELTIINLIQSDLGQATIASNGRSIIYAPAASFQGRETLVYQVQDSGGSVGQANVLIQVNSMISPHPHPPSKNDGPEVALRLKATNESGDAVTQVAPGEQFWLSLFVQDVRPDAKGVAHAFVDVVFDGKLTAKGPLVAGPLYSVEAAGMLEIGQINEAGGRQASAPGPQEALLFKVPLAVDDFGLIRFKIVTADSADHDLRLIGAADATPFRHWNVSTLELQVIQDQETAFDPRDVDQNQIITPLDALLVINDLNQHGARILADSPQAPAHPVDVNGDGAIAAIDVLLIVNWLNRQAQPREIARPAIVAAIAADLLFETWSQDEEAQTVLIPSPASEQAFAAPFTSDKLNRSQIS; from the coding sequence GTGAAATATCGTGACCGCAGACCGTTACGCCCCATGGCCATCGAATTACTCGAGAATCGAATTCTCCTGGCAGTCGACCATGTCGTCCACATCAGCGTCGATGGCTTAGCATCGCGTTGGCTTGAACCACTCTTGCGTGCAGAAGAACGAAATTCCAGCGGGGACTATTCAACGTTTCTGGAGTTGCAAAACGAAGGTGCATGGACGCTCAATGCGCGCACCGATGCAAATTACACATTGACCTTACCCAACCACAGTTCGATGTTAACGGGGCGACCTGTATTGGAGCACAACAGTCTTCCATTGCAGATTGGACATGCCTGGACGGACAATAATGATCCGCCTGTTGGGCAGACGCTTCACGCCAATCATCCCGATTTAGACTACGTGAGCAGCGTCTTTGACGTAGTCCATGATCAGGGTGGATCCACAGCGTTGTATGCGACCAAGAGCAAATTCTCGCTTTTCGACAGATCTTACAATTCCTCCAATGGAGCTGCAGATACGAATCCCAAAGGTGGCAACAACGGTCGAGACAAAATTGACCGCTATTTTGTATCTGCTGACATTTCTCAGGTCGTCGATCAATTTGCAGCTTCGCTCGGCAGGGAAGAGTTCACCTACAGTTTTTTGCACCTAGCCGGGCCTGACCGGAAGGGGCACCAATTCGGCTGGGCGTCCCCAGCCTGGAATGAATCTGTCAAAGAATCCGATCGCCAAATTGCTCAAGTGATGAACATGATCAGATCGGATTCAGGACTGCGAGATTCGACCGCGATGATCGTAACTTCGGATCATGGAGGACTTTCCACAGGCCACGCGTCGGCCGCAGAACTTGCGAACTACCAGATTCCTTTTTATGTCTGGGGAACGGATGTCCAAGCAGGTGCCAATTTATATTCGATTTATTCCTCCACAACATCAGATCCGGGTTTCGGTCAACCAAATTTTTCGAATGCTCAACAACCGATTCGCAACGGTGACTCAGGGAACTTAGCATTGGAGCTTTTGGGATTGCCACCCATTCCGGGATCGACCCTTCGCAATTTACACCCTTGTGCCGTTAACGCGACTTGTGATTTACCTCCCGACCGTTCTCCATCGGAGTCATTCGACTTCGGTGACGCACCGGCACCATTTCCAACTTTACAGGAAGAAGCGGGAGCTTTCCACAAGCTAGAACCGGGATTCTTTCTTGGTTCGATGGTAGATGCTGAATCAGATGGGCAGCCAGATCGCCAGGCCCTGGCTGATGATGATGAAGACGGGATCACTTTCATTTCCGCAATGGTGCCAGGCCAGACAGCTTCCCTTGATGCAGTCGCATCAGAAGCGGGTATTTTGCAGGCCTGGTTCGACTGGAACGTGGACGGTGACTGGGCCGATTCAGGTGAACAGGTGGTCGCCAACCAACCACTTACGGCCGGCAGCAATCGTTTAACCTTTCAAGTTCCATCAGCCGTCACATCAACTTCTTTGTTCGCTCGTTTTCGATTTTCACGTCAGCTTGATCTGTCACCTAGCGGTTCTGCTGAGACGGGTGAAGTCGAAGATTATCAGGTCATCATTCAAACCGAGCCGATGACGATCGGCGAAGTCAGGGCTGGGAACGATTCATTTCAAATGCACAGCGGAACAGCACCCGTCAGCTTGCCAGTCTTGACCAATGATCAGGGGACGGGTGAACTGACAATCATCAATCTAATCCAATCCGACTTGGGGCAGGCAACCATCGCGAGCAATGGCAGAAGCATTATCTATGCGCCCGCGGCAAGCTTTCAAGGAAGGGAAACATTGGTCTATCAAGTTCAGGATTCGGGAGGATCAGTTGGACAGGCGAACGTTTTGATCCAAGTGAACAGCATGATTTCGCCTCATCCGCATCCGCCCTCCAAAAATGATGGTCCTGAAGTTGCTCTGCGACTGAAAGCGACAAACGAATCTGGCGACGCAGTCACCCAGGTGGCTCCTGGTGAACAATTTTGGCTTTCGCTGTTCGTTCAAGATGTTCGTCCCGATGCAAAAGGGGTGGCTCACGCATTCGTTGACGTGGTTTTTGATGGCAAGCTGACAGCCAAAGGTCCCCTGGTGGCCGGGCCACTTTATTCGGTGGAGGCAGCGGGCATGCTTGAAATCGGGCAGATTAACGAGGCCGGAGGCCGACAAGCAAGTGCCCCCGGACCGCAGGAAGCGTTGCTGTTCAAAGTCCCTTTAGCCGTCGATGATTTTGGACTGATAAGATTCAAGATCGTAACGGCTGATTCGGCTGACCATGATCTGCGCTTGATCGGCGCTGCTGATGCGACGCCTTTTCGTCACTGGAATGTTTCAACACTGGAGTTGCAAGTGATTCAAGACCAGGAGACGGCCTTTGATCCTCGGGACGTTGATCAAAACCAAATCATTACCCCGTTGGATGCTCTGCTCGTCATTAACGATCTCAATCAACATGGAGCCCGCATTTTGGCTGATTCGCCGCAAGCTCCTGCACATCCTGTGGATGTCAACGGAGATGGTGCGATCGCGGCCATCGACGTGCTCTTGATCGTCAACTGGCTAAATCGTCAGGCTCAACCTCGCGAGATCGCTCGACCGGCGATCGTGGCAGCAATCGCGGCTGATCTACTGTTCGAAACCTGGAGCCAAGACGAAGAAGCTCAGACGGTGCTCATACCGTCGCCAGCAAGCGAACAGGCGTTTGCTGCCCCATTCACATCCGATAAATTGAATCGGTCACAAATTTCGTAA
- a CDS encoding HEAT repeat domain-containing protein has product MIIRCLFLLCFLAMLPDPVKALPPDQSLEMQLWAAEPQLRDPVALSFDNSGRLYVVQSARRSSVDIDIRQHKEWVLDDLGNQSIHDLRQFFRQKMAPKFSDTNRSWLEDRNHDGSHDWKDLQEVTETIQLLEDRDGDRKADHSTVFATGFQEEITGVAAGVMPLGTDVFFTVYPDLWRLSDANRDGVAEKRQSVHRGFGVHAAFDGHDLHGLTIGPEGKIYFSVGDNGFSIKPTGATPIHYPNTGGVLRMNPDGSELEVFAIGLRNVQEIAFDEYGNLFSVDNDGDLANERERFVYIVEGGDSGWRLNWQFRTEGWSKFTQGPAYNPWIEGQLWKPHFQGQAAYIVPPISNYSVGPGGFKYNPGTALNDHYRGHFFLCQFPVKKITSFQVRPNGASFSMTNEHTFHEGLMASSINFGPDGALYIADWDGMWSPNGRGKIYRVDEPKAANGERRKNVAKLLQTGLRDHRITEVSELLGHPDQRIRRLAQFELVRRQAAATCLQIAATTSAPQLARIHALWSLLQMQAHCLPDLTTQLPWQDADPEIRAQVGKLAGDMKLDTATKQVRQLLQDPSARVRFHAAISIGKLGAAEATNELFQLAKQNANRDPMLRHAVIMGLANATPPAQLALAKDDPSVFVRSVCVVALRKRRAEELAHFLTDSDPWVRRETAAAIHDDFSPPIALKKLAARLNEQPTESDPAIIRRAISANFRLGRNQDAARLINCAADASMSLEMRLESLNCLMRWAENPSYDRVVGRIREREPQDVSDARNLLQSHIESLLQNQEPELDVAIARLVRERELDVPNEIFARWFRTEDQPLPIRIESLKTLAARNSPQLAEQLEIALATNEQALRATAFQLLTTRNPQRAIDWLTEQWPDIDLQERQAGIRLLAALDKPMVKRWLSSLLEKWSLGQLEPELYLDVQQAIQQRANRDLLARLQPLTNKHSDQINLLGGDAARGEHIFKNHVTAQCVRCHLAGGGSKQAGPELQEIGKRVDRTYLYEALIEPSKKIAKGYQTVVLETDDGRQVTGNIIAEDESSLTIMNSTAKPQKIAKQSIESRRISQLSTMPSMKDVLTQFEIRDLIEYLSQ; this is encoded by the coding sequence ATGATTATTCGTTGCTTATTCTTACTCTGCTTTCTGGCAATGCTACCAGACCCGGTCAAGGCGCTTCCACCGGACCAGTCCCTGGAGATGCAGTTGTGGGCAGCCGAACCTCAACTGCGTGATCCGGTTGCCTTGTCATTCGATAATTCGGGGCGGCTGTATGTGGTTCAATCGGCTCGACGCAGCTCAGTTGACATCGACATCCGCCAACATAAAGAGTGGGTTCTCGACGATCTTGGCAATCAATCCATCCACGATCTCCGGCAATTTTTCCGGCAAAAGATGGCGCCGAAATTCAGCGACACCAATCGGTCATGGCTGGAGGATCGCAATCATGACGGCAGCCACGACTGGAAGGATTTACAAGAGGTCACAGAAACGATCCAACTGCTGGAAGATCGGGATGGCGATCGAAAAGCTGATCACTCCACCGTGTTCGCGACCGGCTTCCAAGAAGAGATCACAGGAGTTGCTGCGGGCGTGATGCCATTGGGAACGGATGTTTTTTTCACCGTCTACCCTGATCTTTGGCGTCTGTCAGATGCGAACCGGGATGGCGTGGCAGAAAAACGTCAGTCGGTCCACCGAGGCTTTGGTGTCCACGCAGCTTTTGACGGTCATGATCTGCACGGCTTGACCATTGGTCCGGAGGGAAAAATCTATTTCAGCGTAGGTGACAACGGCTTTTCAATCAAACCCACAGGCGCGACACCGATTCACTATCCAAACACAGGCGGTGTACTGCGCATGAATCCCGATGGGAGTGAGCTGGAAGTCTTCGCAATCGGTTTACGCAACGTGCAGGAGATCGCCTTTGATGAGTATGGAAATCTATTTTCTGTTGACAACGACGGAGACTTGGCAAATGAGCGTGAGCGGTTCGTTTATATCGTGGAGGGCGGCGACTCGGGCTGGCGACTGAATTGGCAATTCCGCACCGAAGGCTGGTCGAAATTCACCCAAGGGCCTGCCTACAACCCTTGGATTGAGGGCCAATTATGGAAACCCCATTTCCAGGGACAGGCGGCCTATATCGTGCCTCCAATTTCGAATTATTCCGTGGGCCCCGGCGGCTTCAAATACAACCCGGGTACTGCACTCAACGACCACTATCGTGGTCACTTCTTTTTGTGTCAGTTTCCCGTCAAAAAAATCACGTCGTTTCAAGTTCGACCTAATGGAGCTTCGTTCTCGATGACGAACGAACACACGTTCCATGAAGGTTTAATGGCCAGTTCAATCAACTTTGGACCGGACGGCGCGCTTTATATTGCTGACTGGGATGGAATGTGGAGTCCCAATGGACGCGGAAAAATATATCGAGTCGACGAACCCAAGGCAGCCAACGGAGAGCGACGCAAGAACGTTGCTAAACTATTGCAAACAGGCTTACGCGATCACCGGATCACGGAGGTGAGTGAGTTACTCGGCCACCCTGACCAGAGGATTCGACGACTGGCCCAATTTGAACTCGTACGACGCCAGGCTGCCGCCACCTGTTTGCAAATAGCTGCCACAACATCCGCCCCCCAATTGGCTCGCATCCATGCCCTTTGGAGCCTCTTGCAAATGCAGGCTCATTGCTTACCCGACTTGACCACACAGCTACCTTGGCAAGATGCAGATCCTGAAATTCGCGCTCAGGTTGGCAAATTAGCAGGTGACATGAAACTCGACACCGCGACAAAACAGGTAAGACAATTACTACAAGACCCATCGGCACGGGTCAGGTTTCATGCAGCGATTTCAATCGGCAAACTGGGCGCCGCCGAGGCGACAAACGAGCTGTTCCAGTTGGCAAAGCAAAATGCAAATCGGGACCCCATGTTGCGACACGCAGTCATCATGGGTCTTGCGAATGCAACCCCGCCTGCCCAATTGGCGCTTGCCAAAGACGACCCTTCCGTCTTTGTGCGATCCGTTTGCGTCGTCGCGTTGCGTAAGCGGCGAGCTGAAGAACTCGCCCACTTCTTGACTGACTCGGATCCCTGGGTCCGCCGAGAAACAGCTGCTGCAATCCATGATGACTTCTCACCTCCTATCGCCCTGAAAAAGCTCGCTGCTCGACTCAATGAACAGCCAACGGAAAGTGACCCCGCAATCATCCGCCGAGCAATCAGTGCTAACTTTCGACTGGGACGAAACCAGGATGCTGCGCGATTGATCAACTGTGCTGCAGATGCCAGCATGTCCCTCGAGATGCGTCTCGAGTCGCTAAACTGCTTAATGCGTTGGGCAGAAAACCCCAGCTACGATCGAGTGGTCGGACGCATTCGCGAACGCGAACCGCAAGATGTCAGTGACGCTCGCAATTTGCTTCAAAGCCACATTGAATCATTGTTGCAAAACCAAGAGCCCGAACTGGATGTTGCCATCGCACGACTCGTTCGTGAACGAGAACTCGATGTTCCCAATGAAATCTTCGCTCGCTGGTTTCGCACAGAAGATCAACCACTGCCGATACGAATAGAATCGTTAAAGACCCTGGCCGCACGAAATTCCCCGCAACTTGCTGAACAATTGGAAATCGCCTTGGCAACGAACGAACAAGCGTTACGAGCCACCGCTTTCCAATTACTGACCACCCGCAATCCGCAACGGGCGATCGATTGGCTGACTGAGCAGTGGCCCGACATCGATTTGCAAGAACGTCAGGCCGGGATTCGACTTCTCGCTGCTCTCGACAAACCGATGGTGAAGCGATGGTTGAGCTCTTTGCTGGAAAAGTGGTCCCTCGGACAACTAGAGCCCGAGTTGTATCTGGATGTACAGCAGGCGATTCAGCAACGGGCGAACCGCGATCTCTTGGCTCGCTTGCAACCGTTGACAAACAAACATTCTGACCAAATCAACCTGCTCGGAGGTGATGCCGCGCGTGGAGAACACATTTTCAAAAATCACGTCACCGCCCAATGCGTGCGTTGCCATCTGGCCGGTGGAGGTAGTAAACAAGCAGGACCGGAACTCCAGGAGATTGGCAAACGAGTCGACCGGACCTACCTATACGAAGCCTTGATTGAACCTAGCAAAAAAATTGCCAAAGGTTATCAAACGGTAGTTTTGGAGACAGACGATGGACGACAAGTCACCGGTAATATCATCGCAGAAGATGAATCATCACTGACAATCATGAACTCGACCGCGAAGCCACAAAAGATCGCAAAACAATCGATTGAATCGAGAAGAATAAGTCAGTTGTCAACAATGCCATCGATGAAAGACGTCTTAACGCAATTCGAGATCCGCGATCTCATCGAGTATTTATCCCAATAA
- a CDS encoding gamma carbonic anhydrase family protein has translation MSNFQIDFRPQLVDPTAFIAENAVVLGDVTIGAEASVWFNAVVRGDTSPIQIGPGSNVQDSCVLHADPGFPCEIGENVTIGHAAVVHGATIEDNVLIGLRAVVLNGARVRSGSVIAAGAIVTEGVEIPPHSLVMGVPGKVVRETTEQHLAQIRHAAEHYKIASRKYNSRLES, from the coding sequence ATGTCGAATTTTCAAATTGATTTTCGCCCCCAGCTCGTTGATCCAACAGCATTCATTGCCGAAAACGCAGTGGTACTAGGCGATGTGACGATCGGGGCCGAGGCGAGTGTTTGGTTCAATGCGGTCGTTCGTGGCGACACGAGTCCGATACAAATCGGTCCTGGCTCGAATGTGCAAGACAGTTGTGTCCTGCACGCCGACCCAGGTTTCCCCTGTGAGATTGGAGAGAACGTTACCATCGGACACGCTGCCGTCGTTCATGGAGCGACGATCGAGGACAATGTCTTGATCGGCTTGCGTGCCGTTGTCCTGAATGGAGCCAGAGTTCGTTCGGGAAGTGTCATTGCCGCTGGTGCAATCGTCACCGAGGGAGTAGAAATCCCACCTCATTCACTCGTAATGGGAGTGCCAGGCAAAGTAGTTCGAGAAACGACCGAGCAGCATCTAGCGCAGATTCGTCATGCAGCTGAACATTACAAGATTGCAAGTCGAAAATACAATTCTCGGTTGGAGAGCTGA